One part of the Myxococcales bacterium genome encodes these proteins:
- the cysD gene encoding sulfate adenylyltransferase subunit CysD, which yields MAPPRGIEQLEQQSVYVLREAFRHFERLCMLWSIGKDSTVLLWLARKAFFGHVPFPLVHIDEGYELPEMLTYRDRLAKELNLRLIVGRNDEAIAKGLTFPSTQHLPDDHPDKVTRFACCTRLKSEALRGTLDGSMTRWRFDQATAAYVEDEDRGPYTGVIVGARADEEGSRSKERTFSPRDKNHLWDIADQPPEFWNQFKTDYAPGTHVRIHPLLDWTEVQIWEYIERERIPTVSLYYDQGQGRRYRSLGCEPCQASIESHAKNPQEVLVELRSGRLRNIAERSGRLQDGKHGLEELRRGGYM from the coding sequence ATGGCCCCCCCACGAGGGATCGAACAGCTCGAGCAACAAAGTGTCTATGTGCTGCGTGAGGCGTTCCGCCACTTCGAGCGCCTCTGCATGCTGTGGTCCATCGGGAAAGACTCGACGGTACTGCTGTGGTTGGCTCGCAAGGCGTTCTTTGGTCACGTGCCGTTCCCCCTCGTTCACATCGACGAAGGCTACGAGCTTCCCGAGATGTTGACGTACCGAGACCGGCTCGCGAAGGAGCTGAACCTCCGTCTCATCGTGGGTCGTAACGACGAGGCCATCGCGAAGGGCTTGACCTTTCCATCCACCCAGCACTTGCCCGACGACCATCCCGACAAGGTGACTCGCTTTGCGTGCTGCACCCGGCTCAAGAGCGAGGCGCTGCGCGGAACTCTCGATGGCAGCATGACCAGGTGGCGCTTCGACCAGGCCACGGCCGCCTACGTCGAAGACGAGGATCGCGGGCCGTATACGGGCGTCATCGTCGGGGCACGGGCCGATGAAGAGGGGAGCCGCTCGAAGGAGCGCACGTTCTCTCCCCGAGACAAAAACCACCTGTGGGACATCGCGGACCAGCCTCCGGAGTTCTGGAACCAGTTCAAGACGGATTACGCGCCCGGAACGCACGTGCGGATTCATCCCCTTTTGGATTGGACCGAGGTGCAGATCTGGGAGTACATCGAGCGTGAGCGCATACCCACCGTGAGTCTCTACTACGACCAGGGGCAGGGACGACGTTACCGCAGCCTGGGCTGTGAGCCCTGCCAGGCCTCGATTGAAAGTCACGCCAAAAATCCCCAGGAGGTGCTCGTGGAGCTTCGCTCGGGGCGTCTGCGCAACATCGCTGAGCGTTCGGGACGTCTGCAGGACGGAAAACACGGCCTGGAAGAGCTTCGACGCGGCGGCTACATGTAA
- a CDS encoding FAD-dependent oxidoreductase: MPNYATSLWTDDSEVAPRHPKLTGHRRFDVAIIGAGITGITATLLLKRMGKSVAVLESRRVGKGETSKTTAHLTQSLDTRYHSLLDRFGLETTRLVARSQRDAIERIAEFTTELSIPCEFERLPGYLYAAQRAHAEEIEREADACMRLGMDVTLMDHAPLPFDTFRTLRFENQARFQPRRYVLALAERIPGDGCEIFEETQVLDVEEPDRCRVITEGGVLTADHVIVAAHVPVNDRLRMATKIPAYRSYALAARLPTPDPIGLFWDTEDPYHYIRTHVTQDGSNMLIVGGSDHKVGQETDTTRPFEALERYVEGHFGPLPIEQRWSGQIIDPLDGLAYIGRNPLSRHVYIATGFAGQGMTMGTLAAMILSDRVLGHKNRYAHTYRPSRWASFASAKKFVMENVDFPLHMLRDRLRPTRTKPDDLPAGEGALLVHEGRQLAVYRDHAGALHALSPVCPHMGCLVHWNGAEKSWDCPCHGSRFDTRGAVLNGPATRALAPQTLADDPPQPHAPTNVPAQEQAHPGAHPQR; this comes from the coding sequence ATGCCGAACTACGCGACGTCACTATGGACGGATGATTCCGAGGTCGCGCCCCGCCATCCCAAGCTCACGGGCCATCGACGCTTCGATGTAGCCATCATCGGTGCGGGCATCACGGGCATCACGGCCACGCTGCTGCTCAAGCGGATGGGCAAGTCCGTCGCGGTCTTGGAGTCGCGCCGGGTGGGCAAGGGCGAGACCAGCAAGACCACCGCCCACCTGACCCAATCGCTCGACACCCGATACCACAGCCTGCTGGACCGCTTCGGGCTCGAAACGACCCGCCTGGTGGCACGCTCCCAGCGGGACGCCATCGAGCGCATCGCGGAGTTCACCACGGAGCTCTCGATCCCTTGCGAATTTGAACGACTTCCGGGCTACCTCTATGCGGCCCAGCGCGCCCACGCCGAGGAGATCGAGCGCGAAGCGGACGCGTGCATGCGCCTGGGCATGGACGTGACCCTCATGGATCACGCGCCTTTGCCCTTCGATACGTTCCGCACCCTGCGCTTCGAGAACCAGGCCAGGTTCCAGCCGCGCCGCTACGTTTTGGCATTGGCCGAACGGATCCCAGGGGACGGCTGTGAGATCTTCGAGGAAACGCAGGTCTTGGACGTGGAAGAGCCCGACCGATGCCGCGTGATCACGGAAGGTGGCGTGCTCACCGCCGACCACGTAATCGTAGCGGCTCACGTCCCCGTCAACGATCGCCTGCGCATGGCCACGAAGATCCCAGCGTACCGCTCGTACGCGCTCGCGGCGCGTTTGCCCACGCCGGACCCGATTGGCCTTTTCTGGGACACGGAAGACCCCTACCACTACATCCGCACGCACGTGACCCAGGATGGCTCGAACATGCTCATCGTCGGGGGGAGCGATCACAAGGTGGGTCAGGAGACCGACACCACCCGGCCCTTCGAGGCGCTCGAACGCTACGTGGAGGGACACTTTGGTCCCTTGCCGATCGAGCAGAGATGGTCGGGTCAGATCATCGATCCCTTGGACGGCCTGGCTTACATCGGTCGCAACCCGCTCTCGCGCCATGTGTACATCGCCACCGGGTTCGCAGGTCAGGGCATGACGATGGGCACGCTCGCCGCCATGATCCTTTCGGACCGCGTGCTGGGTCACAAGAATCGCTATGCGCACACGTACCGGCCTTCGCGGTGGGCGTCATTCGCATCAGCCAAAAAGTTCGTGATGGAGAACGTGGATTTTCCGCTTCACATGCTCCGGGACCGGCTGCGCCCCACCCGCACCAAGCCCGATGATCTACCCGCGGGGGAGGGGGCGCTGCTGGTGCACGAGGGTCGCCAGCTGGCCGTGTACCGGGACCACGCCGGCGCGCTGCACGCGCTGTCGCCCGTGTGTCCGCACATGGGGTGCCTCGTCCATTGGAACGGTGCGGAGAAGAGCTGGGACTGCCCGTGCCATGGCAGCCGCTTCGATACGAGGGGCGCCGTACTGAACGGCCCCGCCACGCGGGCCTTGGCTCCCCAAACACTGGCTGACGACCCGCCGCAGCCGCACGCGCCAACGAACGTCCCCGCGCAAGAGCAAGCACACCCGGGCGCCCACCCGCAACGTTGA
- a CDS encoding HAD family hydrolase — protein MTDDRAVILDVDGTLVDSNDLHAQAWVDAFCEAGHEVTFETVRPLIGKGGDKLLAEVLDVEESSAHGEALSRRRDEIFQELYLPQVRAFPRTRELVERICQAGYRVAVASSSKREQLDALLTRAGVADLVQTSTSSSDAERSKPDPDIVAAAQEKLGLPASALCMLGDTPYDVKAAQRLGIATIALRCGGWSGPPLAEAIAVYEDPEDLLAHFDESPLGIRSQPHEAGENGTSWFRSS, from the coding sequence ATGACTGACGATCGCGCCGTGATTCTGGATGTAGACGGAACCCTCGTGGACAGTAACGATTTGCACGCGCAGGCGTGGGTCGACGCGTTCTGCGAGGCAGGTCACGAGGTCACCTTCGAGACCGTGCGTCCCCTCATCGGTAAAGGCGGCGACAAGCTGCTCGCCGAGGTTTTGGACGTCGAGGAGAGCTCCGCTCACGGCGAGGCGCTGTCCCGCCGGCGCGACGAGATCTTCCAGGAGCTCTATCTGCCTCAGGTCAGGGCTTTCCCCCGTACCCGCGAGCTGGTCGAACGCATCTGCCAGGCCGGCTACAGGGTCGCCGTGGCCAGTTCGTCGAAGCGGGAGCAGCTGGATGCGCTGCTCACGAGGGCCGGCGTCGCGGATCTCGTGCAGACGTCCACATCGTCCTCCGATGCAGAGCGCTCGAAGCCCGACCCCGACATCGTTGCCGCGGCCCAAGAAAAGCTGGGACTGCCCGCTTCAGCCCTCTGCATGCTGGGCGATACACCCTACGACGTAAAGGCAGCCCAACGGCTGGGTATCGCCACCATCGCTCTACGGTGCGGAGGGTGGTCAGGACCACCCCTGGCCGAAGCGATCGCCGTGTACGAGGATCCTGAAGACCTCCTGGCCCACTTCGACGAGTCGCCCCTCGGCATACGCAGCCAGCCTCATGAGGCCGGCGAGAACGGCACCTCCTGGTTTCGGTCGAGCTGA
- a CDS encoding PAS domain-containing sensor histidine kinase, translating to MEPRSRANAGGGSEESAARVVLADLIEQNRLEIVESWIERLHELKFPPALSREDLMDSLPEVLHILAERLRQPGRPALDDATLAARHGEQRFSLHISLETLVAEYLLLRDELVKFALEHGDLRGTEYRTMNDFVSFGLAKATEAHARCRERQVQREAADQLRESQRVLSELFATMPSYAALTRGPQHVIELITEPLKALWGGRDPTGKPHHEAYPELGAEHFRAWDGVYALARPFRAQEIEAWVDTGGPNPRRMFFDLTLLPRRGADGTVEGVAAFAFDVTDRRDAEDELRRRALFEQQLVGIVSHDLRSPLTAVMFGVEALLRRGDLSEPAIRTALRMRSSSQRASRLVDDLLDFSQARLGGSISIRLQPVHLAEVCLRAIEELRMSHPERTIAFEVAGDVSVRGDGDRLAQVVGNLVSNALKFSPSDAHVVITLQAVEGGAEIAVFNPGPSIPADAQQRIFEPLQQVFGASRTPGRSLGLGLFIVKQLVEAHGGRVALRASDANGTTFSVWLPSAGPSPETQQAGPALVR from the coding sequence GTGGAGCCACGCAGTAGGGCAAACGCAGGAGGCGGTTCCGAGGAAAGCGCGGCGCGGGTGGTGCTGGCCGACTTGATCGAGCAAAACCGACTCGAGATCGTCGAGAGTTGGATCGAAAGGCTGCATGAGCTGAAGTTCCCGCCGGCACTCTCTCGAGAGGATCTGATGGACTCTCTCCCGGAGGTCTTGCACATCCTCGCCGAGCGGTTGCGGCAGCCCGGGCGCCCCGCGCTCGATGACGCCACGCTGGCCGCGCGGCACGGGGAGCAGCGCTTTTCGCTTCATATCTCCCTCGAGACGCTCGTGGCGGAGTACCTCCTACTCCGCGACGAGCTGGTCAAGTTCGCGCTCGAACACGGGGATCTCCGGGGCACGGAGTATCGGACGATGAACGACTTCGTATCGTTCGGTCTCGCCAAAGCGACTGAGGCGCACGCGAGGTGCCGCGAGCGCCAGGTTCAAAGAGAGGCCGCGGACCAGCTGCGAGAGAGCCAGCGGGTGTTGTCTGAGCTCTTCGCCACGATGCCTTCGTACGCGGCCCTCACCCGCGGCCCCCAGCACGTCATCGAGCTCATCACGGAGCCGCTCAAGGCACTGTGGGGCGGGCGCGATCCCACGGGAAAGCCCCACCATGAAGCATACCCGGAGCTCGGGGCAGAGCACTTCCGTGCGTGGGATGGTGTCTACGCCCTGGCGCGCCCGTTTCGCGCGCAGGAGATCGAGGCGTGGGTCGACACGGGCGGCCCCAACCCAAGGAGGATGTTTTTCGACCTGACGTTGCTGCCGCGCCGCGGGGCCGACGGCACGGTTGAAGGCGTCGCGGCGTTTGCCTTCGACGTGACCGATCGGCGTGACGCAGAGGATGAGCTGCGCAGGCGCGCCCTCTTCGAACAGCAGCTGGTCGGCATCGTCAGTCACGATCTGCGCAGCCCGCTTACGGCGGTGATGTTCGGTGTCGAAGCTCTGCTTCGACGTGGCGACTTGTCCGAGCCCGCCATACGCACGGCCCTTCGCATGCGCTCGAGCTCCCAGCGTGCAAGCCGTCTCGTCGATGATCTGCTCGATTTTTCACAGGCCCGTCTCGGGGGAAGCATCTCGATTCGTTTGCAGCCCGTCCATCTTGCAGAGGTCTGTCTGCGCGCCATTGAGGAGCTACGCATGAGTCACCCCGAGCGCACGATCGCGTTCGAGGTCGCGGGCGATGTGAGCGTGAGGGGCGATGGCGACCGGCTTGCTCAGGTGGTGGGCAACCTGGTCTCGAACGCCTTGAAGTTCAGCCCGAGCGATGCGCACGTCGTCATCACGCTGCAGGCCGTGGAGGGAGGTGCAGAGATCGCCGTCTTCAATCCCGGGCCTTCGATTCCCGCTGATGCCCAGCAGCGCATATTCGAGCCGCTGCAACAAGTCTTTGGGGCCAGCCGAACGCCGGGAAGAAGCCTTGGACTTGGTCTGTTCATCGTCAAGCAGCTCGTCGAGGCGCATGGAGGCCGCGTGGCCCTGCGCGCGAGCGATGCCAACGGCACCACCTTCTCGGTTTGGTTGCCCTCGGCGGGTCCCTCTCCTGAGACGCAGCAAGCGGGCCCCGCGCTCGTGAGGTGA
- a CDS encoding glutathione peroxidase: MESREGREVPDVEVNHGRNGAWQPLRSGLVFSGKRIVAFGLPGAFTPTCSSAHVPRFEELAPAFAQQGIDELLCIAVNDPYVLEAWRRSEGVSRLSFLADGNGDFTRKLGMLVDKRAEGLGERSWRYAMVVRDGVIEKMFVEAERSGDPYQVSSADNVLHWLDPGGRRPPDIFMLGREGCSYCERARALLEERQLEFEEVAANPRRLKAVSGRETTPQIFVDGEYVGGCDDLEAYLEGHALEFPRRGESRGRGPSGSWWCHRFFE, encoded by the coding sequence ATGGAGAGTCGGGAAGGGCGGGAAGTGCCAGATGTCGAGGTCAACCACGGTCGCAACGGCGCGTGGCAGCCTCTCCGCTCGGGGCTTGTGTTCTCGGGCAAACGCATCGTGGCCTTCGGACTCCCCGGGGCGTTCACGCCTACGTGCTCCTCTGCGCACGTGCCCAGATTCGAGGAGTTGGCGCCCGCCTTTGCGCAGCAGGGGATCGACGAGTTGCTCTGCATCGCCGTCAACGACCCGTACGTGCTCGAAGCCTGGCGACGGAGCGAGGGGGTCAGCCGTCTTTCCTTCCTTGCCGACGGCAACGGAGACTTCACGCGCAAGCTCGGGATGCTCGTGGACAAGCGTGCCGAGGGTCTGGGCGAACGGTCATGGCGCTATGCCATGGTCGTTCGTGACGGCGTGATCGAGAAGATGTTCGTGGAAGCCGAACGCTCTGGCGATCCGTATCAGGTCTCGAGCGCAGACAACGTTTTGCACTGGCTGGATCCTGGGGGAAGACGCCCCCCTGACATCTTCATGCTCGGGCGGGAAGGTTGCTCGTACTGTGAACGAGCACGGGCGCTGCTCGAGGAGCGTCAGCTCGAGTTCGAGGAAGTGGCGGCGAATCCAAGGCGCCTCAAGGCGGTCTCGGGGCGTGAGACAACACCGCAAATCTTCGTGGATGGTGAGTACGTGGGAGGCTGCGACGATCTCGAGGCCTACCTGGAAGGTCACGCCTTGGAATTTCCTCGGCGGGGGGAGTCACGGGGCAGAGGCCCCAGCGGTTCGTGGTGGTGTCATCGGTTTTTTGAATGA
- a CDS encoding right-handed parallel beta-helix repeat-containing protein: protein MPPKAMSFGSLWERRLVLKGLAAAPLWGCAHGGAREGAPVFDVTRFGARGDGQTDDTSAVAQALAACGRAGGGTVWVPAGTYRVGPLRLESRTTLYLDAGATLQGSTQVADYPERIDPYRGDSSRAGLLTAFGAETIAILGRGTLDGASLAFTTDDLSHKGSDHLPELTRQGSAFLSDVPFSDGPYRKGENRPGNVLRLHDCRNVRIEGITIQNSSTWNVRLSKCRDVVLRGLDVNSRAAGLKIPNDDGIDLQECESVRISDCHIETGDDCVALFGSSGVTMTNCWLRTRSTAVRVGYDGPAATRGCTFSNLVIDDANRGLGVFVRGAGDVEDVSFSDCVVHTRLMTGRWWGKGEPIHVSVVPWDEEATGLGRVRGVRFQGIQARSPAGIVAWGDPQSEIESLSFRDIEMHVRRDPLAASYGGNFDLRLAKDPRLNLFAHEIPGLFARHVSRLSVDRFDLSWDDDVIDFYGPALVAERFGRVSVARLSGRAAHPARDAALCFRDGHEVSVVDSRVQVAHGGFIEVTEVKTPLQLDRNQEVPFSPAS, encoded by the coding sequence ATGCCGCCAAAAGCCATGTCGTTCGGGTCTCTTTGGGAGCGTCGCCTCGTGCTCAAGGGCCTCGCAGCCGCGCCGTTGTGGGGGTGTGCCCATGGGGGGGCGCGTGAGGGGGCCCCGGTGTTCGACGTGACCCGTTTTGGGGCGCGGGGCGATGGGCAAACTGACGACACGTCGGCCGTGGCGCAGGCGCTGGCCGCATGTGGCCGTGCCGGTGGCGGAACGGTCTGGGTACCGGCGGGAACGTATCGGGTGGGCCCACTGCGCCTCGAGAGCCGGACCACGCTTTACCTGGACGCCGGCGCGACCTTGCAGGGGTCGACCCAGGTTGCTGACTATCCGGAGCGCATCGACCCCTATCGTGGCGATTCATCCCGAGCGGGCTTGTTGACGGCGTTTGGGGCCGAGACGATCGCGATTCTGGGACGAGGTACCCTCGATGGGGCCTCTCTCGCTTTCACGACGGATGATCTGTCCCATAAGGGGAGCGATCACCTGCCAGAGCTGACGCGGCAGGGTTCTGCCTTTCTGTCGGACGTTCCGTTCTCCGATGGGCCCTACCGCAAGGGAGAGAACAGACCCGGCAACGTGCTTCGCCTGCATGACTGCCGCAACGTTCGCATCGAAGGCATCACCATTCAGAACTCTTCCACCTGGAACGTGCGCCTGTCGAAGTGCCGCGATGTGGTGCTGAGGGGCCTTGATGTGAACAGCCGCGCCGCCGGTCTCAAGATTCCCAACGACGATGGTATCGACCTGCAGGAATGTGAGAGCGTTCGCATCTCGGACTGTCACATCGAGACGGGCGACGACTGTGTGGCGCTCTTCGGATCTTCGGGCGTGACCATGACCAACTGCTGGCTTCGCACGCGTTCCACGGCGGTGAGGGTTGGCTACGACGGCCCTGCAGCCACTCGGGGCTGTACCTTCTCGAACCTGGTCATCGACGATGCGAACCGCGGCTTGGGGGTCTTCGTGCGCGGCGCGGGAGACGTCGAGGACGTTTCCTTTTCGGATTGCGTGGTGCACACGCGCTTGATGACGGGACGCTGGTGGGGCAAGGGCGAGCCGATACACGTCTCGGTGGTGCCTTGGGACGAAGAGGCCACTGGCTTGGGCCGCGTGCGCGGCGTGCGTTTCCAGGGCATCCAAGCCCGGTCACCGGCTGGCATCGTGGCTTGGGGTGATCCGCAAAGCGAAATCGAGTCGCTCTCGTTCCGCGACATCGAGATGCATGTGCGCCGGGATCCTCTGGCGGCGTCCTACGGCGGCAACTTCGACCTTCGGCTTGCCAAAGACCCGCGGCTCAATCTCTTTGCTCATGAGATCCCCGGTCTGTTCGCGCGTCACGTGAGCCGGCTTTCCGTTGATCGCTTCGACCTGTCCTGGGACGATGACGTGATCGATTTTTATGGTCCGGCGCTGGTGGCGGAGCGCTTCGGAAGGGTCTCCGTGGCGCGGCTCTCCGGGCGAGCCGCCCATCCGGCGCGCGATGCAGCCTTGTGCTTTCGTGACGGCCACGAGGTCTCCGTCGTGGACTCCCGGGTGCAGGTCGCCCACGGGGGCTTCATCGAGGTCACTGAGGTCAAGACGCCCCTTCAGCTCGACCGAAACCAGGAGGTGCCGTTCTCGCCGGCCTCATGA